A portion of the Rhodopirellula bahusiensis genome contains these proteins:
- a CDS encoding DUF3500 domain-containing protein, whose protein sequence is MKNMNRPSHLPRWVAVATALIFCSNAVSSLHAQRPGGRRGAPTVDEPFVGIVTSQGPQKGLFKIESTGVSTEPVRIAAEAFLAGLTDQQRERTVFPVDDTEWRKWDNRHSPKRQGIGFDEMTEAQRTLAFEMLQQSLSAKGLKKTKDIMKLNGTLGELAKRPQEYNEWLYWITVMGTPSKTEPWGWQLDGHHVVINYFVLGDQVVMSPVFMGSEPVEAKQGKFAGTIVMQDEQDKGLNLIQMLTGDQRSEAIIMNRKDGNNNLTEAYKDNVKLDYAGLIGSKLDDSQKQALLQLIEEYVGNMREGHSKVRMSEVEKHLDETYFAWIGGTTDQSVYYYRVHSPVILIEFDHQRRVAPFHTSKPTRDHIHTVVRTPNGNDYGKDILRQHYESHSH, encoded by the coding sequence CTGAAAAACATGAATCGACCGTCACATCTCCCCCGTTGGGTCGCAGTCGCCACCGCATTGATTTTCTGCTCAAACGCTGTTTCGAGCCTCCATGCTCAGCGCCCCGGCGGACGACGGGGGGCTCCCACGGTCGACGAACCTTTCGTCGGCATCGTCACCTCGCAAGGCCCCCAGAAAGGTTTGTTCAAAATCGAGTCCACTGGTGTCTCCACCGAACCGGTTCGCATCGCAGCAGAAGCTTTCCTCGCGGGACTGACCGACCAGCAACGTGAGCGAACCGTCTTCCCGGTCGACGACACCGAATGGAGAAAATGGGACAACCGACACAGCCCCAAACGCCAAGGAATCGGCTTCGACGAGATGACCGAAGCGCAACGAACGCTTGCCTTCGAAATGCTTCAGCAAAGCCTCAGTGCCAAAGGGCTGAAGAAAACCAAAGACATCATGAAGCTGAACGGGACGCTCGGTGAACTTGCAAAACGCCCTCAGGAATACAACGAGTGGTTGTACTGGATCACGGTGATGGGAACGCCTTCCAAAACTGAACCCTGGGGATGGCAACTCGACGGGCACCACGTCGTCATCAACTACTTCGTCTTGGGTGACCAAGTCGTGATGAGCCCTGTCTTCATGGGATCAGAACCCGTCGAAGCCAAGCAAGGAAAATTCGCGGGAACGATCGTGATGCAAGACGAACAGGACAAGGGTCTGAATCTGATCCAGATGCTGACCGGCGACCAGCGTTCAGAAGCGATCATCATGAATCGCAAAGATGGCAACAACAATCTGACAGAAGCCTACAAGGACAACGTCAAACTGGACTACGCAGGTCTCATCGGATCAAAACTCGATGACTCTCAGAAACAAGCGTTGCTGCAATTGATCGAAGAGTACGTCGGCAACATGCGAGAAGGACACTCAAAGGTTCGCATGTCAGAAGTCGAAAAGCATCTCGACGAAACCTACTTTGCATGGATTGGCGGAACGACCGACCAAAGCGTTTACTACTACCGCGTCCACAGCCCAGTGATTTTGATCGAGTTCGACCACCAACGCCGCGTCGCTCCGTTTCACACTTCGAAACCGACGCGTGATCACATTCACACCGTCGTCCGAACACCCAACGGCAACGACTACGGCAAAGACATCTTGCGTCAACACTACGAATCGCATTCGCACTGA
- a CDS encoding DUF1501 domain-containing protein, giving the protein MSMQFGNNRPDSFSERHRRGFLQDLGLGFGSVALSSLLQGDSTAHGNEIAESELKKIAPKAKSVIWLFMIGGASHMETFDPKPQLNKLAGKTIKETPYAKVLESPYLANERVVAFDPNNGFIRNEIYPLQVGFAPRGESGIEISDWFPHVGECADDLCVIRSMWTEDSNHGAQLQFHTGRHRVDGFFPTVGSWATYGLGSLNDNLPQFVVMGTPVADCCGGRECHRANYLGPQYDGIPLDIDSDIPLPYAAPPGGVYQEEQAGEFELLRQLNQISSEQFPTDEALRARVRSYELAFRMQTAVPDVVRLQDETAQTQRDYGLDQPETKVFGRQMLTARRLVEQGVRFVQVYHGSNGGAGQWDNHKGLKAGHTKLCKQTDQPIGALLKDLKQRGLLDETLVVWATEFGRTPGAQSSNGRDHHPYGFSVWMAGGGVKGGMTHGATDEIGFHAVEDRHYVTDIHATLLHQLGLNPHELVVPGRQRLERDFGHVIHDVLA; this is encoded by the coding sequence ATGAGCATGCAATTTGGAAACAACCGCCCAGACTCATTCTCCGAACGTCATCGCCGTGGCTTCTTGCAAGACCTGGGTCTGGGATTTGGTAGCGTCGCGTTGTCCAGCCTTCTACAAGGTGACTCGACCGCCCACGGCAACGAGATCGCGGAAAGCGAACTGAAGAAGATCGCTCCGAAAGCCAAGAGCGTGATCTGGTTGTTCATGATCGGCGGCGCCAGCCACATGGAAACCTTTGATCCGAAACCACAACTGAACAAGTTGGCCGGTAAAACAATCAAAGAAACGCCGTACGCCAAAGTCCTTGAGTCTCCCTACTTAGCCAACGAACGCGTCGTCGCGTTTGACCCCAACAACGGATTCATCCGCAACGAAATCTATCCTTTGCAAGTCGGCTTCGCACCGCGAGGCGAAAGCGGAATTGAGATCAGCGACTGGTTCCCGCATGTCGGAGAATGTGCCGACGATCTCTGCGTGATCCGGTCGATGTGGACCGAAGACAGCAACCACGGCGCTCAATTGCAATTTCACACGGGCCGCCATCGCGTCGACGGCTTCTTTCCCACCGTCGGCTCCTGGGCGACCTATGGCCTGGGTTCACTCAACGACAACTTGCCCCAATTTGTTGTGATGGGAACTCCCGTCGCCGATTGCTGCGGCGGTCGTGAATGTCACCGTGCAAACTACTTGGGGCCTCAATACGATGGCATTCCGCTGGACATCGATTCCGACATCCCGCTGCCTTACGCGGCACCACCCGGCGGCGTCTATCAAGAAGAACAGGCCGGTGAGTTTGAACTGCTTCGTCAACTGAATCAAATTTCGTCCGAACAGTTCCCAACCGACGAAGCGTTACGAGCCCGAGTTCGTTCGTATGAATTGGCGTTTCGAATGCAAACCGCCGTCCCCGACGTGGTGCGACTCCAAGACGAAACCGCACAGACTCAGCGAGACTATGGACTGGACCAACCTGAGACCAAAGTCTTCGGACGACAAATGCTGACGGCCCGCCGATTGGTCGAGCAAGGCGTTCGGTTCGTCCAGGTTTACCACGGCAGCAACGGCGGGGCGGGGCAGTGGGACAACCACAAAGGGCTCAAGGCCGGACACACCAAACTGTGCAAACAAACCGACCAGCCCATCGGTGCCTTGCTCAAGGATTTGAAACAACGCGGACTGCTGGACGAAACCTTGGTCGTTTGGGCAACCGAGTTCGGACGAACTCCCGGAGCCCAATCATCCAACGGTCGCGACCATCATCCCTACGGATTCAGCGTTTGGATGGCCGGCGGCGGAGTAAAGGGCGGAATGACGCACGGGGCCACGGATGAAATTGGATTTCACGCGGTCGAAGATCGCCACTATGTGACCGACATCCACGCCACCCTCTTGCATCAACTCGGCCTGAACCCGCACGAGTTGGTTGTTCCCGGTCGCCAACGATTGGAAAGAGATTTCGGCCACGTCATCCACGACGTGCTCGCCTGA
- a CDS encoding PQQ-binding-like beta-propeller repeat protein, giving the protein MRTLIHRSLHVLLATVVGCSWTHADWPQFLGEKRDGSSSETALLDAFPEEGPEVVWRVPGGVGMSAVTVADGLAITTFNDSGKQLLVAFDAKTGERAWQTGLAAEYKNGQGDGPRATAAVSGGVVYAFTGDGVLCAVDQKTGELIWRTDALQACHASESEYGMSSSPLVVGDSVIVHVGGRGTAVAAFGTSEGRLQWSAGSGPAGYSSPTLINVAGKQQIVSLTGDKALGIDPSDGAVLWTYEFETPYACNTANPVSVDGDVFISAGENHGCVFIDVEESGGKFAAKEHWASVDSKSVMRNEWQTSVLVDGYLYGFDNVGAAGPTTHLTCIDADTGETVWRKTRFGKGNLVLADGKLWITTMDGELVLVKVSPDGYEELGRAKLFGRTRQSLSIADGLGYIRDNQEVVCIKLR; this is encoded by the coding sequence ATGCGAACCTTGATTCACCGAAGTCTCCACGTCTTGCTGGCAACGGTTGTTGGTTGTTCTTGGACGCACGCCGATTGGCCTCAGTTTTTGGGTGAAAAACGTGATGGCTCGTCCAGCGAGACTGCGTTGCTCGACGCGTTTCCCGAAGAAGGCCCCGAGGTTGTTTGGCGAGTACCCGGTGGTGTGGGGATGTCAGCGGTCACGGTCGCGGATGGTTTGGCGATCACCACGTTCAATGACTCAGGCAAGCAGTTGCTCGTTGCTTTCGATGCCAAAACCGGCGAACGTGCTTGGCAAACCGGTTTGGCAGCGGAGTACAAGAACGGTCAAGGCGACGGGCCTCGCGCGACCGCGGCGGTTTCGGGTGGAGTCGTCTATGCGTTCACGGGCGACGGAGTCTTGTGCGCGGTTGATCAGAAGACGGGCGAGTTGATTTGGCGGACGGATGCATTGCAGGCGTGTCACGCTAGCGAATCGGAATACGGGATGTCGTCGTCTCCATTGGTGGTCGGAGATTCGGTCATCGTGCACGTGGGAGGCCGCGGCACGGCGGTGGCGGCGTTTGGAACCAGCGAGGGGCGACTGCAATGGTCAGCGGGAAGCGGACCGGCCGGATACTCGTCACCAACGCTGATAAACGTGGCAGGTAAACAACAGATTGTCAGTTTGACGGGCGACAAGGCGTTGGGAATTGACCCGAGCGACGGCGCGGTTCTGTGGACGTATGAGTTTGAAACACCCTACGCCTGCAATACAGCCAACCCGGTTTCGGTCGATGGCGACGTGTTCATTTCCGCTGGCGAGAACCATGGTTGCGTGTTCATTGACGTCGAAGAATCGGGCGGAAAGTTCGCGGCAAAGGAACACTGGGCCAGCGTTGATTCCAAAAGCGTGATGCGCAACGAATGGCAAACATCTGTGTTGGTCGATGGCTATCTCTACGGCTTTGACAACGTGGGAGCAGCCGGCCCAACCACGCACCTGACGTGCATTGATGCGGACACCGGCGAAACCGTTTGGCGGAAGACTCGGTTTGGTAAAGGCAATTTGGTTCTGGCGGATGGCAAGCTTTGGATCACCACGATGGACGGGGAACTCGTGCTCGTGAAAGTCTCGCCGGATGGATACGAAGAACTGGGGCGAGCCAAGCTGTTCGGGCGAACACGTCAATCACTTTCGATTGCCGATGGGTTGGGATACATCCGCGACAACCAAGAAGTCGTGTGCATCAAGCTGCGCTGA
- a CDS encoding Gfo/Idh/MocA family protein → MTHRRNFLSTTLAAGAASLAAPYLISSEALGAGDSVAPSERITLGVIGIGPRCTYDLKAILKLKDVRCVAIADVQQSRLDAGKKLVDDHYGNQDCKLYQDFRELLARDDIDAVLIATGDRWHAAASILAAEAGKDVYSEKPCGITIRDCQLLDETFQRTGRIFQAGTQRRSVPNFIQAVQVAQSGKLGPLKELQATAYLPTLDNTWLPAQPTPDEAVCDWNMWLGPAPWRPFNQKYVDGRWRGQYDFDSGARLLDWGAHTLDLCQWAASADDTMPVKYEPSQTAIMCTYANGVQLKVDFLEEPFGDRSPRWLTRLGTCPVRFIGEDGSIETGDEGEIVASSPALQKELSSAERVRGLDVTAHARNFFDCVKTREQATCNSTVMRRSHVACHAAALAWILNRTLTIDPQTEAFVDDDEANRLRSRAKRDWT, encoded by the coding sequence ATGACCCACCGACGCAATTTTTTGTCCACCACATTGGCCGCTGGTGCGGCGTCTCTCGCGGCGCCCTATTTGATTTCTTCTGAGGCATTGGGAGCTGGCGATTCGGTCGCTCCATCGGAACGCATCACGCTGGGGGTGATCGGGATTGGACCTCGTTGCACGTACGACTTGAAAGCCATCTTGAAGCTCAAAGATGTGCGGTGTGTTGCCATCGCTGATGTTCAGCAGTCACGTCTTGATGCCGGAAAGAAATTGGTCGATGATCACTATGGAAATCAAGACTGCAAGCTCTACCAAGACTTTCGCGAGTTGCTGGCCCGAGATGACATCGATGCGGTGTTGATTGCGACGGGCGATCGTTGGCATGCGGCCGCGTCGATCTTGGCCGCCGAGGCTGGCAAGGACGTTTACAGCGAAAAGCCGTGTGGGATCACGATCCGTGATTGCCAGTTGCTCGATGAGACCTTCCAGCGAACGGGTCGAATCTTTCAGGCGGGCACTCAGCGACGCAGTGTGCCGAACTTCATCCAAGCCGTGCAGGTGGCTCAGTCAGGAAAGCTCGGGCCGCTCAAAGAGTTGCAGGCCACGGCTTACCTGCCGACTCTCGACAACACTTGGTTGCCGGCTCAGCCAACGCCAGACGAAGCCGTTTGCGATTGGAACATGTGGTTGGGGCCGGCTCCGTGGCGTCCATTCAACCAGAAGTACGTCGATGGTCGTTGGCGTGGTCAGTATGACTTTGACAGCGGTGCACGTTTGCTGGATTGGGGAGCTCATACGTTGGATCTTTGCCAATGGGCGGCGAGTGCCGACGACACGATGCCCGTGAAGTATGAGCCTTCGCAGACCGCGATCATGTGCACTTATGCCAACGGCGTTCAGTTAAAAGTGGACTTCTTGGAGGAGCCGTTTGGCGATCGAAGTCCGCGTTGGCTCACTCGTTTGGGGACTTGCCCGGTGCGGTTCATCGGTGAGGATGGATCGATTGAAACGGGCGATGAAGGTGAAATTGTGGCGTCTTCGCCTGCCTTGCAAAAAGAACTTTCCAGCGCGGAGCGTGTGCGTGGTTTGGACGTCACCGCCCACGCACGGAACTTCTTCGATTGCGTCAAGACTCGAGAGCAGGCGACTTGCAATTCAACTGTCATGCGTCGGTCGCACGTGGCTTGTCACGCCGCGGCGCTGGCTTGGATTTTGAATCGCACGCTCACGATTGATCCCCAAACGGAAGCGTTTGTGGACGACGATGAAGCGAACCGTTTGCGCAGCCGTGCGAAACGCGACTGGACTTAG
- the nagA gene encoding N-acetylglucosamine-6-phosphate deacetylase, whose translation MSHLCYLNGTAILPDRLLPDAVIVCRDERITYVGTARSRVPASAKIIDAKGGYICPGFVDIHIHGGGGADVMDGSPDAVQTVCQSHARHGTTTMFPTTSTGTDDQIHAMLAACGEVRDTWNIQSGSKIAGVHLYGPYFAKGKTGCHDESVCRAPEAAEYRRYFESGIVGIATCAAELPGAAAFYRHANKRGCLVTCGHSNSSWDEMEAAFKNGIRHVDHFWCAMSNVSSVRQRLGVPMQGSMLEYVLANPEMSTEVIADGMHLAPELLSFAWRMKGSERLCLVTDCNRALDMPPGKYRFGPEADGSWFTSDGQVGWASPGSLASSVMGMDHMVRTMHKVGNIPLQDAVRMASLTPAERTGIDQQIGSLTAGKQADIVLLSKTLKVKQVHINGERLQIMSRK comes from the coding sequence GTGTCCCATCTTTGCTATCTCAACGGCACTGCGATCTTGCCCGACCGCTTGCTTCCCGATGCGGTCATCGTCTGCCGAGACGAACGAATCACGTACGTCGGAACCGCACGCTCTCGCGTTCCTGCTTCCGCGAAAATCATTGATGCAAAAGGCGGCTACATCTGCCCGGGCTTTGTCGACATTCACATTCATGGTGGCGGTGGTGCCGACGTGATGGATGGCAGCCCGGACGCGGTCCAAACGGTGTGCCAGTCCCATGCTCGCCACGGAACGACGACCATGTTCCCCACAACCAGCACCGGCACAGACGACCAGATTCACGCGATGCTGGCGGCGTGCGGCGAAGTCCGTGACACTTGGAACATCCAATCTGGCAGCAAGATCGCCGGCGTGCATCTTTATGGCCCCTACTTCGCGAAAGGCAAAACGGGGTGTCACGACGAGTCCGTGTGCCGGGCTCCCGAGGCGGCCGAATATCGCCGCTACTTCGAATCCGGCATCGTTGGCATCGCGACCTGCGCAGCGGAACTTCCCGGAGCAGCGGCGTTTTACCGACACGCGAACAAACGAGGTTGCCTGGTGACCTGTGGTCATTCCAATTCCAGCTGGGACGAGATGGAAGCCGCGTTCAAAAATGGCATACGACACGTCGATCACTTCTGGTGTGCGATGAGCAACGTGTCCTCGGTCCGCCAGCGACTCGGCGTACCAATGCAAGGCAGTATGTTGGAATACGTTCTGGCCAACCCCGAGATGAGCACCGAGGTCATCGCCGACGGCATGCATCTGGCACCCGAGCTACTGAGCTTTGCTTGGCGAATGAAAGGCAGCGAGCGTTTGTGCTTGGTCACCGATTGCAACCGAGCCCTCGACATGCCTCCAGGGAAATATCGATTTGGACCGGAAGCGGACGGTTCTTGGTTCACCAGCGACGGCCAAGTCGGCTGGGCGTCGCCCGGATCCTTGGCCAGTTCCGTGATGGGAATGGACCACATGGTCCGCACGATGCACAAGGTCGGAAACATTCCTCTGCAAGACGCCGTTCGCATGGCGTCGCTGACCCCGGCCGAACGAACCGGCATCGATCAACAAATCGGCAGCCTCACCGCTGGCAAACAAGCCGACATCGTCTTGTTGAGCAAGACATTGAAAGTGAAGCAGGTCCACATCAACGGCGAGCGTTTGCAAATCATGTCACGAAAATGA
- a CDS encoding DUF1553 domain-containing protein produces the protein MSRTILAVLAIVLVGSNLRAAVDYESDIKPLFQEKCGACHGVLKQEGGLRLDAGSLIRGDESPNGLLDFDQPADSELIRRVATSDPDERMPPEGEGTPLSAQQIELLTQWIKLGAPSPPNEEIIESPSEHWAYQNPTRPELATDIPEPWSSNPIDVLMFDQWRQSQLAPVPPADPSMALRRLHLDVTGLSPTREDQAEFAADPSTDAWRQRIDRLLDDPAYGEKWGRHWMDVWRYSDWDGYKNQLRGSQRHIWHWRDWIIESLNVDKGYDRMIHEMLAGDEIAPEDLDTLRATGFLVRNFHTSNRDIWLDATVEHTAKAFLGMTIACARCHDHKYDPISQREYYAFRAIFQPHRVRTERLPGEPDTLKLGLPRAYDADLKAPTYLYVQGNEKNPDKEHPLDPSVPEIVQAPFAIEPVSLSYEASRPFLRNYIEAEDIASAEKQLTSAQKALRESDDKQNAITLQQVTVAEANLQFIRQRWAATKAKIIGVEASDSETSEERTSAKDLAVQAANSERSLLFQRSLLEVLKQRKAVAKAKESKETDKAKKKTAIDAATKKLAEVEKKLVDSSVALVANDAKFTPVGKSYPSTSSGRRTALAHWITNPENPLTARVAVNHIWTRYFGQPLVPSVDDFGLRAPQPVHHKLLDWLAVELIENDWSMKHIHRLILQSRTYQLASSATVESEGTFAKNAEMDPDNLLFWRANVRRLEAELVRDNLLAIAGTLDQSMGGPDIDFKQGETTPRRSVYFRHAYEKQMPMLVVFDAANPTDCYRRSESIVPQQALALANSPLAIDQSRTSAARLSAEASDDPAFVTEAYTAILGRAPSDSERSACESFLTHQATLLADSKKLSPSPGAAKTTVPPATDANLRARENLVHVLFNHNDFVTVR, from the coding sequence ATGTCGCGAACCATCCTTGCCGTCCTGGCGATCGTTCTCGTTGGCTCGAACTTGCGAGCTGCCGTGGACTATGAGTCTGATATCAAACCTCTCTTCCAAGAGAAATGCGGTGCCTGTCACGGCGTCCTCAAACAAGAAGGTGGGCTCCGACTCGACGCTGGGTCCTTGATCCGTGGTGACGAAAGTCCAAACGGGCTGCTGGATTTCGATCAACCGGCTGACAGCGAGTTGATTCGTCGAGTCGCGACTTCGGATCCGGACGAACGGATGCCGCCCGAAGGAGAAGGCACACCCCTGTCGGCTCAACAGATCGAACTGCTGACTCAGTGGATCAAGCTCGGTGCACCAAGCCCGCCTAACGAAGAGATCATTGAATCCCCCTCAGAACACTGGGCCTACCAGAATCCCACTCGCCCCGAACTGGCAACCGACATCCCTGAACCATGGTCGTCGAATCCCATCGACGTCCTGATGTTCGACCAGTGGCGGCAGAGCCAACTGGCTCCGGTTCCCCCCGCCGATCCCTCCATGGCTTTGCGTCGCCTTCACTTGGATGTGACTGGGTTGTCCCCAACTCGCGAGGATCAGGCCGAGTTCGCAGCGGATCCTTCCACCGACGCTTGGCGTCAGCGAATCGATCGTTTGCTCGACGATCCCGCTTACGGTGAAAAGTGGGGACGGCACTGGATGGATGTTTGGCGATACAGCGATTGGGATGGCTACAAGAATCAACTCCGTGGCAGCCAACGACACATCTGGCATTGGCGAGACTGGATCATCGAATCACTGAATGTCGACAAAGGCTACGACAGAATGATCCATGAGATGTTGGCGGGCGATGAGATCGCCCCCGAAGATCTCGACACGCTCCGAGCGACCGGTTTCTTGGTTCGCAATTTTCATACGAGCAATCGCGACATTTGGCTGGACGCAACCGTTGAACACACCGCGAAAGCTTTCCTAGGAATGACGATCGCCTGCGCACGCTGCCACGACCACAAATACGATCCAATTTCGCAACGAGAGTACTACGCCTTTCGAGCGATTTTCCAACCCCACCGAGTCCGCACCGAACGTTTACCGGGAGAACCCGACACACTGAAACTCGGTCTCCCGCGAGCCTATGACGCGGACCTCAAAGCTCCGACTTACTTGTACGTGCAGGGCAACGAAAAAAATCCTGACAAAGAACATCCGCTGGATCCTTCCGTTCCTGAAATCGTTCAAGCTCCTTTCGCGATCGAGCCAGTCTCACTGTCGTATGAAGCGTCGAGACCGTTTCTGCGGAATTACATCGAGGCGGAAGACATCGCCTCCGCAGAGAAACAACTCACGTCGGCCCAAAAAGCACTCCGTGAATCGGACGACAAACAAAACGCAATCACGCTCCAGCAAGTCACCGTCGCCGAAGCGAACCTGCAATTCATCCGTCAACGCTGGGCGGCAACCAAAGCCAAAATCATCGGCGTTGAGGCTAGCGACAGTGAAACATCCGAGGAACGAACATCGGCGAAGGACCTTGCCGTTCAAGCCGCCAACTCCGAACGATCGCTGCTATTCCAACGATCACTTCTCGAAGTGCTGAAGCAGCGAAAGGCGGTTGCGAAAGCGAAGGAGTCAAAAGAAACAGACAAAGCCAAAAAGAAAACCGCCATCGATGCGGCCACCAAGAAACTGGCTGAGGTCGAGAAGAAGTTGGTGGATTCTTCCGTTGCGTTGGTCGCCAACGACGCGAAGTTCACCCCTGTCGGCAAGAGCTACCCATCAACCAGCAGCGGACGCCGCACCGCACTCGCTCACTGGATCACCAATCCGGAAAATCCGCTCACCGCTCGAGTCGCCGTCAACCACATTTGGACGCGTTACTTCGGTCAGCCATTGGTCCCCAGCGTCGATGATTTTGGACTGCGTGCACCTCAACCGGTCCATCACAAACTACTGGATTGGTTGGCCGTGGAACTGATCGAAAACGACTGGAGCATGAAGCACATCCATCGTTTGATCCTGCAATCACGAACCTATCAACTTGCTTCATCCGCGACGGTGGAATCCGAAGGCACTTTCGCGAAGAACGCTGAAATGGATCCGGACAACCTGCTCTTCTGGCGAGCCAACGTGCGTCGTCTGGAAGCCGAACTGGTTCGCGACAATCTGCTCGCCATCGCCGGGACGCTCGACCAATCCATGGGCGGCCCCGACATTGATTTCAAACAAGGCGAAACCACGCCACGGCGCAGCGTCTACTTCCGCCATGCGTACGAGAAACAAATGCCGATGTTGGTCGTCTTCGATGCAGCCAACCCGACCGATTGCTACCGCCGATCAGAAAGCATCGTTCCGCAACAAGCACTCGCGCTCGCGAACAGCCCGCTGGCGATCGATCAATCTCGCACCTCTGCGGCGCGTTTGAGTGCCGAAGCCAGCGATGATCCCGCGTTTGTCACGGAAGCCTACACCGCCATTCTCGGACGCGCCCCCAGCGACAGCGAACGCTCCGCCTGCGAATCCTTCTTGACTCACCAAGCGACCTTGCTGGCAGATTCCAAGAAGCTTTCCCCATCCCCCGGTGCGGCCAAAACCACGGTCCCGCCAGCGACTGATGCGAACCTTCGCGCACGTGAAAACTTGGTTCACGTCCTGTTCAACCACAACGATTTTGTAACGGTGCGATGA
- a CDS encoding GGDEF domain-containing protein produces MTTVAAHATQIGLDVSEATLRQQPTVPSCDANNECCLVQIYPPDVVEGMLLLEQDEFEIGRSPDCDLPLFDNSVSRQHAKLIRGQDGYQIRDLGSTNGTMVNETSIQCDRNLESGDTVRIGSFLFRFLSADSIETQYHETVYNALTRDALTGAMNKRFLMESMDREISRSTRAKLEMSVVMLDIDHFKSVNDTHGHLAGDDVLRTFGQRIQSLCRADDILARYGGEEFCLLLAATGREDALEIAERCRSTIADTPFQTSVGPLEITASFGVSISDPERPQTAKELLEAADQQLYNAKNSGRNQVRG; encoded by the coding sequence ATGACAACAGTCGCCGCTCACGCCACACAAATCGGTCTCGATGTATCCGAGGCAACACTGCGACAACAACCGACTGTCCCGTCTTGCGATGCCAACAACGAATGCTGTTTGGTACAAATCTATCCGCCGGATGTTGTCGAAGGCATGTTGCTTTTGGAGCAAGATGAATTTGAAATCGGCCGTTCCCCCGACTGCGACCTGCCTCTGTTTGACAACAGTGTTTCTCGCCAGCACGCCAAACTGATTCGCGGGCAAGATGGCTATCAAATTCGCGACCTCGGCAGCACCAACGGAACGATGGTCAACGAAACGTCCATCCAATGCGATCGAAACCTGGAAAGTGGCGACACGGTTCGCATCGGCAGTTTTCTGTTTCGCTTTTTGTCGGCCGACAGCATCGAAACGCAGTATCACGAAACGGTCTACAACGCTTTGACCCGAGACGCGCTCACCGGTGCGATGAACAAGCGTTTCCTAATGGAATCCATGGACCGAGAAATTTCACGATCGACTCGTGCGAAGCTTGAAATGAGCGTCGTCATGCTAGATATCGATCACTTCAAATCCGTCAACGACACCCATGGGCACCTTGCCGGCGACGACGTGTTGCGGACCTTCGGACAACGCATTCAATCACTCTGCCGTGCCGACGATATTCTCGCTCGCTATGGCGGTGAAGAATTCTGTCTGTTGCTCGCCGCGACGGGACGAGAGGACGCGTTGGAAATCGCCGAACGCTGCCGATCGACAATCGCCGACACACCGTTCCAAACCTCCGTTGGACCACTCGAAATCACGGCCAGCTTCGGCGTCTCCATTTCGGATCCCGAGCGTCCTCAAACAGCCAAAGAGTTGCTCGAGGCTGCTGACCAGCAGCTCTATAACGCGAAGAATTCCGGCCGCAATCAAGTCCGCGGCTGA